The sequence below is a genomic window from Deinococcus humi.
CAAGGGTCTACAGATTCCATCCTCCGGCCACTTCCAGCTCCTGTCCGGTCACGTAGTCGCTGGCGCGCACGAAATACAGCGCGGCATCCACCAGTTCGGCCACCGTGCCTGCTCGTCCCGCCGGAATCTCGCGCAGGGGCTGAGACACGCTGGTCTCAATCACGCCGGGGCTGACCACATTGACGCTGACCCCGCTGCCCGCCAGGACCGAGGCCAGCGAGCGGGACAGTTGCAACACGCCAGTCTTGGCGATGACGTACGGCACGATGCCGGGCCGCGCCGTCAGGTGATGGGCGCCCGCGTAGCCTAGATTGACAATGCGCCCGAAGCCCGCCGAGCACATCAGCGGCGCGGCCTCCTGGCAGGTGGCGAAGGTCGAGGTCAGGTTGCTGCCCAGCATCTCTGTCCACTCGGCGTCGGTGGTCTCCAGCAGCGGCCTGTTGACGTAGTTGCCCACGTTGTTGACCAGCACCGCCAGCGGTGATCCGGCAAAGGCGACGTGCGCCCGCCGCACCAGTTCGCGGGCCGGCGCGGCGTCGCTCAGATCGGCCTGCAAGGTCACCGCCTGAACCCCCACCTCCTCGCACAATTGCGCGGTTTCTTCGGCCTGCTC
It includes:
- the tmpR gene encoding bifunctional dihydropteridine reductase/dihydrofolate reductase TmpR, which gives rise to MKGTALVTGSAHGIGRALAVALAREGYGVAVHYRGSAEQAEETAQLCEEVGVQAVTLQADLSDAAPARELVRRAHVAFAGSPLAVLVNNVGNYVNRPLLETTDAEWTEMLGSNLTSTFATCQEAAPLMCSAGFGRIVNLGYAGAHHLTARPGIVPYVIAKTGVLQLSRSLASVLAGSGVSVNVVSPGVIETSVSQPLREIPAGRAGTVAELVDAALYFVRASDYVTGQELEVAGGWNL